GCTGCGGGACGAAGATCGCGTCGCGGTAGTAGCGCAGCTCCGCGATCGAGTCGCGGATGTCGCCCAGGGCGCGGTGGTTGCCGGTCTTCTTCGGGGAGTTGAAGTAGACACGCGGGTACCAGCGGCGGGCCAGCTCCTTGATCGAGGAGACGTCCACGATGCGGTAGTGCAGGTGCTGCTCGAGCTCGGGCATGTCCCGGGCCAGGAACCCGCGGTCGGTGCCGACGGAGTTGCCGGCCAGTTGGGCCTTGCCGGCCTCGGGCACGTGCTCGCGCACGTAGGCCAGGACCCGCTCCTCGGCCTCGGCCATCGTGACGCCGCCGGCCAGCTCCTCCAGCAGACCCGAGGCGGTGTGCATCTCGCGCACCACCTCGACCATGTTCTCCAGCAGGCCCGGCAGGTCGTCCGCCGGTGGCGCGATCACCACGTCGACCCCGTCCCCCAGGACGTTCAGCTCCGAGTCCGTGACCAGCACGGCCACCTCGATCAGAGCGTCCTTGTCCAGGTCGAGCCCGGTCATCTCGCAGTCGATCCACACCAGCCTGTCACTCATGGATCCACCCTAGTGGGGCTGTGGCCGAAAGCGTGATCGACAACTGGGTTGACCA
This genomic window from Catenulispora sp. MAP5-51 contains:
- the orn gene encoding oligoribonuclease; the protein is MSDRLVWIDCEMTGLDLDKDALIEVAVLVTDSELNVLGDGVDVVIAPPADDLPGLLENMVEVVREMHTASGLLEELAGGVTMAEAEERVLAYVREHVPEAGKAQLAGNSVGTDRGFLARDMPELEQHLHYRIVDVSSIKELARRWYPRVYFNSPKKTGNHRALGDIRDSIAELRYYRDAIFVPQPGPDSETARTLAGRIEAEEAAAAARAQS